A single window of Chionomys nivalis unplaced genomic scaffold, mChiNiv1.1 scaffold_29, whole genome shotgun sequence DNA harbors:
- the LOC130869068 gene encoding protein phosphatase 1 regulatory subunit 14B-like → MENVEWRGPAGGAALAAPAPGPGSGSTGPRVYFQSPPGAAGEGPGGADDDGPVRRQGKVTVKYDRKELRKRLNLEEWILEQLTRLYDCQEEEIPELEIDVDELLDMESDDTRAARVKELLVDCYKPTEAFISGLLDKIRGMQKLSTPQKK, encoded by the coding sequence agtggcgcggCCCCGCGGGGGGCGCGGCGTTGGCTGCCCCGGCTCCCGGGCCGGGCAGTGGGAGCACGGGGCCTCGTGTCTACTTCCAGAGCCCCCCCGGGGCTGCCGGCGAAGGCCCGGGGGGCGCGGATGATGATGGCCCCGTGAGACGGCAAGGGAAGGTCACCGTCAAGTACGACCGCAAGGAGCTACGAAAGCGCCTCAACCTGGAGGAGTGGATCTTAGAACAGCTCACGCGTCTCTACGACTGCCAGGAGGAGGAGATCCCAGAGCTGGAGATAGATGTGGATGAACTCTTGGACATGGAAAGCGATGATACCCGGGCTGCTAGAGTGAAGGAGCTGTTAGTTGACTGTTACAAACCCACTGAGGCCTTCATCTCTGGCCTGCTGGACAAGATCCGGGGCATGCAGAAGCTGAGCACACCCCAGAAGAAGTAA